From the Anaeromyxobacter dehalogenans 2CP-1 genome, the window GCCGCTACTCCGGGCCGGCCTCGCCGTCCGCCGGCGGCGGCGCGGCCGGCGGGGGCGCGACGGCGACCCCGACCATGGCGGGCCGGACCAGCCGGTCGTTGAGGGTGAACCCGCGCGCGTGCTCGAGCACCACCGTGCCCGGCGCCGCGTCCGCGGTGGGGACCTGCATGAGCGCCTCGTGCACCGCCGGGTCGAACGGCTGGCCCATGGCGGAGAAGCCCTTCACGCCGTGCTTCGCGAGCGCCTGCTCCAGGGTCGAGCGCACCATCCGCACGCCCTTCGCGACCACGTCGTCCTCCGGCGCCGCGGCGAGCGCGCGATCGAGGCCGTCCAGCGCCGGGAGCAGGTCCTTCAGGATCCGCTCGTTCCCGAACTTCTGGACCTCGTCGCGCTCGCGGGCCGCCCGCTTCTTCGCGTTCTCGAGGTCGGCGGCGGCGCGGAGCAGCCGGTCGTGCTCGTCCTTCAGCCGCTCCAGCGTCTCGCGCGCCTTCGTCTGCGAGAGGTCGAGCTGGGCCTCGAGGAGCTGCACCCGGGCGGCGAGCGCCGCCGGATCGCCCGGCGCGGCGCTGGCGTCCTCGGCCCCGGGCGTGAT encodes:
- a CDS encoding nucleotide exchange factor GrpE — encoded protein: MAESHEKGAFQADIPANAVEEALRSVERISHGEEASAGQPAAAGEPGVEITPGAEDASAAPGDPAALAARVQLLEAQLDLSQTKARETLERLKDEHDRLLRAAADLENAKKRAARERDEVQKFGNERILKDLLPALDGLDRALAAAPEDDVVAKGVRMVRSTLEQALAKHGVKGFSAMGQPFDPAVHEALMQVPTADAAPGTVVLEHARGFTLNDRLVRPAMVGVAVAPPPAAPPPADGEAGPE